Within Streptomyces sp. NBC_00704, the genomic segment AGCCGGACGGCCTCGGTGACGTCGTAGGTGTCCACGAGGAGGGTGGTGCCCCGGCCGAGGGAGTCGACCTGGGCGCGGAAGGCGTCCCGCTCGCTGTCGTGGAGGAGGGTGAAGGCGTGGGCGCTGGTGCCGACGGTGGGGATGCCGTAGCGGAAGCCGGCGGCCAGGTCGGAGGTGGTGGCGAAGCCGCCGATGTAGGCGGCGCGGGAGGCGGCGACCGCGGCGAGTTCGTGGGTGCGGCGGGCGCCCATCTCGATGAGGGGGCGGTCGCCCGCGGCGGAGGACATGCGGGAGGCGGCGGCGGCGATGGCGGAGTCGTGGTTGAGGATGGAGAGGATCACGGTCTCCAGCAGGACGCACTCGGCGAAGGTGCCCTCGACGCGCAGGATCGGCGAGCCGGGGAAGTACACCTCGCCCTCGGGGTAGCCCCAGATGTCGCCCGAGAAGCGGTACCGGGCGAGCCGGTCCAGGGTCTCGTCGTCGACGATGGCGCGCTCGCGCAGGAAGCGCAGGACGTCGGTGTCGAAGCGGAAGTTCTCCACGGCGTCCAGGACCCGCCCGGTGCCGGCGACGACGCCGTAGCGCCGGCCTTCGGGGAGGCGCCGGGTGAAGACCTCGAACACGCTGCGCCGTTCGGCGGTGCCCGCCTTCAGCGCGGCTTGCAGCATCGTCAGCTCGTACTGGTCGGTGAAGAGCGCCGTGGACGGAACTTCCACCGGCAGCCCAAGGTCCGCTGTGTTCATGGCAGGGGATGCTACCCCCTTTTCGTCGGTGTGACGATTTCAGTGCGCCGTGGCAGCATGGACGGTGTGACGTCACCCGCTCCCCTTGAGACCGAACGCACCGAGCCGGCGGAGGAGGTCTTCGCCGTTCCCGAGCCGGACGTCCCCTGGGTCACGATCGTCCACAACGATCCGGTCAACCTCATGAGCTACGTGACGTACGTCTTCCAGACGTACTTCGGGTACTCCAAGGACAAGGCCACCAAGCTCATGATGGACGTCCACCACAAGGGCCGGGCGGTCGTCTCCAGCGGCTCGCGCGAGGAGATGGAACGCGACGTGCAGGCCATGCACGGCTACGGCCTGTGGGCCACGTTGCAGCAGGACCGGAAGTAGCCTGCCCTCCTATGCCTGGACACTTCGAACCGCTCCCCGGCGGCGGCGCGGCCGTCGCGCTCGACGACGTCGAGATCTCCATCATCCGGTCGCTGGCCGTGCAGCTCCTGGAGCTGATCGGGCCCGGCCCGGCCGAGGACGCCTCCGACGACCCGCTCGCCGAGCTCTTCGCCGAAGGGCCGAGCGAGCCGCCCGCCGACCCGGTGCTCAGAAGGCTCTTCCCGGACGCGTACACGGACCCCGAGGGCGCGAAGGGCGCGCGGGGCGCCGACGAGCAGAAGGCGCACTCGGCCGAGTTCCGCCGGTACACGGAGAACGACCTGCGGGCCGGCAAGCGCGACAACGCCCTCACGGTGGTCCGCTCGCTGGACGCGCTGGCGGCGGAGGCGGCCGACGCGGGCGGGGCGGTGCTGAAGCTGTCGCCGCAGGAGTCGCAGGCCTGGCTGCGCGCGCTGAACGATCTGCGGCTCGCGATCGGCTCCCGGCTGGAGATCACCGACGAGGACGACACCGACCTTCTCTACCGGCTGCCCGACGAGGACCCGCGCAAGCCGATGGTGATGGCGTACCTGTGGCTGGGCGGGCTCCAGGAGACCCTGGTGACGACCCTTATGCCGTAGTTCGTCCGCACTTTTGTTCGCTCAGAGGACGCTCAAATCCGGATAACGATCGCATTACCGCGGCGGCCGGGAGTGTCCTCTTTGTGTCTCGTTCATCCGCTTCTTCTTGTGTCCTGCGCCACAGGCCTGCCGGGTGACCGATATTGCGGGCGTGATAAATCTTCACGACCGCCCGGCGAACACCACCCGTATGTTCGGCCGGGTGCGCCACCGAGCCGGTTGATCGCCGGCCAGGCACCGCTCCATCAATCCGGGGGGATCGAAACCCGATCCGGGACCGACGAGAGGCCCGGTTCGGCATGGAGAAAGGCGCACCACACATGACCTCTGAGAAGGTCACTGACACCGCTGTCACTGACACTCCCGAAGAGGGATACGAACGCGGACTCGGCAGCCGCCAGGTCCAGATGATCGCCATCGGCGGCGCCATCGGCGTCGGGCTCTTCCTGGGCGCCGGGGCGAACATCGCCAAGGCCGGTCCCAGTCTCATCCTGATGTACGCCCTCGCGGGCGGGATCATCTTCTTCATCATGCGGGCGCTGGGCGAGCTGCTGCTCTACCGCCCGGTCTCGGGCTCCTTCGCGGAGTACTCGCGCGAGTTCCTCGGCCCGTTCTTCGGCTACTTCACCGGCTGGACCTACTGGCTGATGTGGGTCGTCACCGGCATGGCCGAGCTGACGGCCGCCGCGATCTACGTCAACTACTGGTTCCCGGCCGTCCCGCAGTGGGTGACCGCGCTGGTGTTCCTGGTGATCCTGTTCGGGGTCAACCTGATCTCCGTGAAGCTCTTCGGCGAGCTGGAGTTCTGGTTCTCGATGGTGAAGGTCACCGCGCTCATCGGCATGATCGTCATCGGCCTCGGCGTCCTCACCTTCGGCTTCAGCAGCGCCGGCGACACGGCCGCGGTCTCCAACCTGTGGGCCTTCGACGGCTTCTTCCCCAAGGGCGTCGGCTCGTCCCTGATGACCCTGCAGGGCGTCATGTTCGCCTACCTCGCGGTCGAGCTGGTCGGCGTCACGGCGGGCGAGTCGCAGAACCCCGAGAAGACGCTCCCGAAGGCGATCAACACGCTGCCCTGGCGCATCGCGCTGTTCTACGTCGGCGCGCTGACCGTCATCCTGTGCGTGGTGAAGTGGACCGAGTTCGCGCCGGGCGTCTCGCCGTTCGTCGAGGCGTTCGCGAAGATCGGCATCCCGGCGGGTGCCGGCATCGTCAACTTCGTCGTGCTGACCGCGGCCCTGTCCTCGTGCAACTCGGGCATGTACTCCACCGGCCGCATGCTGCGCAACCTCGCCGACAGCGGCGAGGCCCCGGCGGCCTTCCGCAAGCTGTCGTCGACGAAGACGCCGGCCCTCGGCATCACGGTGTCCATGCTGTTCATGGGCATCGGCGTGGTCCTGAACTACGTCGTCCCGGAGAAGGCCTTCGGCTACGTCACCTCGGTGGCCACCGCGGCCGGCATCTGGACCTGGCTGATGATCCTGATCAGCCACGTGCTGTACCGCCGCGCGGTCGTCGCGGGCCGGCTGCCCGCGTCCAGCTTCCCGGCGCCGGGCGGCTCCGCGTTCAGCTGGGTGGCCATCGTGTTCCTGCTCTTCGTCACCGGCCTGATCGCCTACGACGCCGACTCGCGCGTGTGCCTGTACGTGATGGCGGGCTGGGCCGCCGCCCTCGGCGTCGGCTGGGCGGTCCTCAAGAGCCGCAACCCGCAGATCACCGACCGGCGCGAGCCGGAGCTCGAGAAGGTCGGCTGACCGGACGCGGGCCGTCCCCGGGAGGGCCGGCCGCAGGGAGCACTCGTGGCGCCCCCTGCGGCAGCCGCCCAGGACGCCCGCGAGCGGGCCGCCGCGCACCGTCCACCGGTGCGCGACGGCCCGCTCGCCGTTTTCCGCACGGCCCGCCGGCCGCCCGGCGCACGCCCGCCGACCGCCCGCCGTACGGCTGCCGGGACGCCACCGCGCGGCTCCGGGCCGGTTGCCTATCCTGGCGACCATGCTGACCATCACCCGGGCCCTGCACGACCAGATCGTCGCCCATGCCCGCAAGGACCACCCCGACGAGGCCTGCGGCGTCGTCGCGGGGCCGGCGGGCACGGACCGCCCCGAGCGCTTCGTCCCGATGCTGAACGCGGCCATGTCCCCCACGTTCTACGAGTTCGACTCGGGCGACCTGCTCAAGCTCTACCGCGAGATGGACGACCGCGACGAGGAGCCCGTGGTCGTCTACCACTCCCACACGGCGACGGAGGCGTACCCGTCCCGCACGGACATCTCCTACGCGAACGAGCCGGGCGCGCACTACGTCCTGGTCTCCACCGCCGACGCCGACGGCCTGGGCGAGTTCCAGTTCCGCTCGTTCCGCATCCTGGACGGCGTGGTCACCGAGGAGGACGTGCGCGTCGTCGAGGCGTACTGAGCGGCGGCCCTACGCGGCCGCGCTCCCCAGCAGGGACCGGATGGGGCGCCACAGCTCCGGCCCGGCCGTGACGCCGGCCGGGACGCCGCCGCCCGGCGGGGTGCGCCATATCAGGCCGTCGGGATGGTGCAGGACCGCCGTGATCTCGTCCGGGGTCGGCGGAGCGGCGTTGCCGCGCAGGTAGACGGCGCGCAGGCCCAGGTTGCGCAGCCTGGTCAGGGCGCGCGCCCGGTTGCGGGCGTGGACGAGGACGCGGACGTCCGGAACGGGCCCCGGGAGGCCCTCCCGGGCCGGGGGGCGGGGCAGGTTCAGCGCCACCACCACCATGCCGTCGGGCAGCTTGCAGAAGCCTCCTGCGGCCATGCGGTCACACCCCCGTGTGCGTCGGTGTCGAGGTCGGTGTCAATAAGAAGAGCACAGGAGGCACCTAAACACGATCGGCGGCAACCCGCCAGGGGTTGCCGCCGATACGCGTCTGACCTGCTAGAACTCGGCTACTTAGCCGCGGGGCCGACCTTCACCTTGATCGTGGAGCCGTTCTTCGGCTCGCTGACGATCTTGATCGAGGTGTTGGTGTCAGTGATCTTGACACCGGCCAGCGGGGTCGAGGCGTCGTAGTACGTCGACTTGCGGTCGTCGAAGACCGAGACGCCCGGACGGGACTTGATCTTGACCGCGACGTCCGCCTTGTGCAGCGTGATCGCGTCCGTCCGGAAGGTGCTGAAGGTCGAGTCGAAGCTCTGCAGACGGGCGTTCATCACGGTGCCGTCGGCCCACTTCAGCGGGGTCGGGTGCGAGTCCACCGGGAGGATCTGGCCCTCACCCGGGTGCGCGGTGGTGTTGTTGTCCATCTGGGAGGTGTCCCACTTCCAGATCAACAGGCCGTTCTGGTACGCGTAGTGCTCCACCCAGTCCGGACGGGTCTTCGTGAAGCCGAAGTTGTACGGGCCGACCTGGAGGGTCTTGTCGTACGACACGTACTGGCGGTTCTCGGCGATGTAGTACTGCGCGTAGTCGTCGC encodes:
- a CDS encoding M67 family metallopeptidase, which translates into the protein MLTITRALHDQIVAHARKDHPDEACGVVAGPAGTDRPERFVPMLNAAMSPTFYEFDSGDLLKLYREMDDRDEEPVVVYHSHTATEAYPSRTDISYANEPGAHYVLVSTADADGLGEFQFRSFRILDGVVTEEDVRVVEAY
- a CDS encoding nicotinate phosphoribosyltransferase, which encodes MNTADLGLPVEVPSTALFTDQYELTMLQAALKAGTAERRSVFEVFTRRLPEGRRYGVVAGTGRVLDAVENFRFDTDVLRFLRERAIVDDETLDRLARYRFSGDIWGYPEGEVYFPGSPILRVEGTFAECVLLETVILSILNHDSAIAAAASRMSSAAGDRPLIEMGARRTHELAAVAASRAAYIGGFATTSDLAAGFRYGIPTVGTSAHAFTLLHDSERDAFRAQVDSLGRGTTLLVDTYDVTEAVRLAVEVAGPELGAVRIDSGDLLLVAHRVRRQLDELGATGTRVIVTSDLDEYAIASLAAAPVDAYGVGTQLVTGSGHPTASMVYKLVARAGSDDPASPLVPVAKKSSGGKTSVGGRKWAARRLDAHGVAEAEVVGTGAMPAELADRPLLVELVKGGSVVAREPLDAVRDRHRAARAGLPLSATQLSRGEPVIPTEYVHDRSGS
- the clpS gene encoding ATP-dependent Clp protease adapter ClpS → MDGVTSPAPLETERTEPAEEVFAVPEPDVPWVTIVHNDPVNLMSYVTYVFQTYFGYSKDKATKLMMDVHHKGRAVVSSGSREEMERDVQAMHGYGLWATLQQDRK
- a CDS encoding DUF2017 domain-containing protein, whose protein sequence is MPGHFEPLPGGGAAVALDDVEISIIRSLAVQLLELIGPGPAEDASDDPLAELFAEGPSEPPADPVLRRLFPDAYTDPEGAKGARGADEQKAHSAEFRRYTENDLRAGKRDNALTVVRSLDALAAEAADAGGAVLKLSPQESQAWLRALNDLRLAIGSRLEITDEDDTDLLYRLPDEDPRKPMVMAYLWLGGLQETLVTTLMP
- a CDS encoding amino acid permease, with protein sequence MTSEKVTDTAVTDTPEEGYERGLGSRQVQMIAIGGAIGVGLFLGAGANIAKAGPSLILMYALAGGIIFFIMRALGELLLYRPVSGSFAEYSREFLGPFFGYFTGWTYWLMWVVTGMAELTAAAIYVNYWFPAVPQWVTALVFLVILFGVNLISVKLFGELEFWFSMVKVTALIGMIVIGLGVLTFGFSSAGDTAAVSNLWAFDGFFPKGVGSSLMTLQGVMFAYLAVELVGVTAGESQNPEKTLPKAINTLPWRIALFYVGALTVILCVVKWTEFAPGVSPFVEAFAKIGIPAGAGIVNFVVLTAALSSCNSGMYSTGRMLRNLADSGEAPAAFRKLSSTKTPALGITVSMLFMGIGVVLNYVVPEKAFGYVTSVATAAGIWTWLMILISHVLYRRAVVAGRLPASSFPAPGGSAFSWVAIVFLLFVTGLIAYDADSRVCLYVMAGWAAALGVGWAVLKSRNPQITDRREPELEKVG